In Nymphaea colorata isolate Beijing-Zhang1983 chromosome 5, ASM883128v2, whole genome shotgun sequence, one genomic interval encodes:
- the LOC116254019 gene encoding laccase-7: MRIPLLLKSTSQLLLPALEKYCSPPLPLGGILGNHHRHILPASRSMALRTMFLVACALSLLQCTAVLAAIVEHTFNVENLTVSRLCQERTIIAINKQLPGPIIRAREGDTLVIHVNNLSPYNMTIHWHGIFQTFSCWMDGPSYVTQCPLLPGRNYTHRFNVTGQEGTLWYHAHVSWLRATVHGALIIRPRHRRSYPFPKPHREFPIVLGEWWNANVVEVEAQALAYGLAPNISDAFTINGKPGHLYPCSKNVMHTIEVVHGKTYLLRIVNAALNSHLFFKVAHHKLTVVGIDATYTEPYHTDFVVIAPGNTIDVLLTADQPPARYYFAARAYSSANGIPFDNTTTTGLLLYTHEPDKTAPVMPVLPQCNDTALATRFYTSLTGLSTPEYPLVVPTKVDEHMFITLGLGLVGKNLAAYMNNVSLVLPSTRSLLEAQHFGISGVYTPDFPNEPPVKYDYTNPNIPQALWQTQKATRAKVLKFNSTVQMVLQNTATLGVENHPIHLHGYNFYVLAQGFGNYQPGMDEAKFNLINPQMRNTLGVPAGGWAAIRFTADNPGTWIMHCHFDSHLPMGLGTVFLVENGPTPSTCLPPPPDDYPTC, from the exons ATGCGCATTCCCCTCCTGTTGAAAAGCACGTCCCAGTTGCTACTCCCAGCCTTAGAGAAGTACTgctcccctcccctccctctAGGCGGCATTCTTGGGAATCATCACCGCCACATTCTTCCAGCTAGCAGATCCATGGCTCTGCGGACAATGTTCTTAGTGGCATGTGCCCTGTCTCTGCTTCAATGTACAGCAGTTCTTGCAGCAATTGTGGAGCATACATTCAAT GTTGAGAATCTCACTGTTAGCCGTCTATGCCAAGAGCGGACCATCATCGCCATCAACAAGCAGCTTCCTGGTCCGATCATACGAGCCCGTGAAGGCGACACCCTCGTCATCCATGTCAACAATCTGTCTCCTTATAACATGACCATTCACTG GCACGGGATATTCCAGACGTTCAGTTGCTGGATGGACGGGCCGAGCTACGTGACACAGTGTCCGTTGCTGCCGGGGAGGAACTACACGCACCGATTCAACGTGACGGGACAGGAGGGGACGCTGTGGTACCACGCCCACGTCTCCTGGCTGAGAGCCACCGTCCACGGCGCCCTCATCATCCGCCCCCGCCACCGCCGCTCCTACCCCTTCCCCAAGCCACACCGGGAATTCCCCATTGTTTTAG GTGAATGGTGGAATGCCAACGTAGTGGAAGTGGAGGCTCAGGCTCTCGCCTATGGTTTGGCACCAAACATATCCGATGCATTCACCATCAATGGAAAACCAGGCCATCTTTACCCTTGCTCCAAAAACG TGATGCACACCATCGAAGTCGTCCATGGCAAGACCTACCTGCTCCGCATAGTCAACGCTGCACTCAATAGCCACCTCTTCTTCAAAGTCGCCCACCACAAGCTCACCGTGGTCGGTATAGACGCAACCTACACCGAACCATACCATACCGACTTTGTTGTCATCGCACCGGGCAATACCATCGACGTCCTCCTCACGGCCGACCAGCCACCGGCACGGTACTACTTCGCGGCTCGCGCATATTCAAGCGCAAATGGCATCCCTTTCGACAACACCACCACCACTGGCCTCCTTCTGTACACTCATGAACCGGACAAGACCGCACCGGTCATGCCCGTCCTTCCTCAGTGTAATGATACCGCATTGGCAACCCGGTTTTATACCAGTTTGACCGGGCTCAGCACACCAGAGTACCCGCTTGTGGTACCGACTAAGGTGGACGAGCACATGTTCATCACTCTTGGACTCGGTCTGGTGGGCAAGAACTTGGCCGCCTACATGAACAATGTATCGTTGGTACTTCCATCAACGAGATCATTGCTGGAGGCACAACACTTTGGTATTTCCGGCGTGTACACGCCGGACTTCCCGAACGAGCCACCGGTGAAGTACGACTACACCAACCCGAACATACCGCAGGCATTGTGGCAGACGCAGAAGGCGACGAGGGCGAAGGTGCTCAAGTTCAACTCGACGGTGCAGATGGTGCTGCAGAACACGGCCACATTGGGTGTGGAAAACCACCCCATACACTTGCATGGGTACAACTTCTACGTCCTGGCACAAGGGTTCGGGAACTACCAGCCGGGCATGGACGAGGCTAAGTTCAACTTGATCAACCCCCAAATGAGAAACACCCTCGGTGTGCCTGCCGGTGGTTGGGCTGCCATCCGGTTCACTGCTGATAACCCTG GAACGTGGATCATGCACTGCCATTTCGACAGCCACCTTCCAATGGGCTTAGGGACGGTCTTTCTGGTTGAGAACGGACCAACTCCATCAACGTGTCTTCCTCCTCCACCGGATGATTATCCTACCTGCTAG
- the LOC116255130 gene encoding fructose-1,6-bisphosphatase, chloroplastic, producing the protein MASTIPTSSHLLFSSTTTRSLRRLPLSALSPPSGVGSPLDQKDTTIQYSPHLPTKKQRGIFRVSATVGTAEAEAAASKKRSSYEIQTLTGWLLKQEQAGNIDAELTIVLSSISMACKQIASLVQRAGISNLTGVQGAVNVQGEDQKKLDVVSNEVFSNCLKSSGRTGIIASEEEDVPVAVEESYSGNYIVVFDPLDGSSNIDAAVSTGSIFGIYSPNDECLADVEVDGTLGTAEQKCVVSVCQPGTNLLAAGYCMYSSSIIFVLSIGKGVFAFTLDPLYGEFVLTQENIQIPKAGKIYAFNEGNYMLWDEKLKKYMDNLKDPEPSGKPYSARYIGSLVGDFHRTLLYGGIYGYPRDKKSKNGKLRLLYECAPMSYIVEQAGGKGSDGHRRILDIKPEEIHQRVPLFIGSVEEVEKLEKFLA; encoded by the exons ATGGCTTCCACCATCCCCACCTCCTCCCACcttctcttctcctccaccaccacccgCTCTCTCCGCCGCCTCCCACTCTCCGCCCTGTCTCCTCCGAGCGGCGTAGGCAGTCCTCTGGACCAGAAGGACACCACCATTCAGTACTCCCCCCACCTCCCCACGAAGAAGCAGCGCGGAATATTCAGGGTATCTGCGACGGTGGGCACCGCCGAGGCGGAGGCGGCGGCCTCGAAGAAGAGGAGCTCGTACGAGATACAGACGCTAACGGGGTGGCTGCTGAAGCAGGAGCAGGCGGGGAACATAGACGCGGAGCTGACGATAGTGCTGTCGAGCATCTCCATGGCGTGCAAGCAGATCGCGTCGCTGGTGCAGAGGGCCGGCATCTCCAACCTAACCGGCGTCCAGGGCGCCGTCAACGTCCAAGGCGAGGACCAGAAGAAGCTCGACGTCGTCTCCAACGAg GTCTTCTCCAATTGCTTGAAATCTAGCGGACGCACTGGAATCATCGCCtccgaagaagaagatgttccCGTAGCAGTGGAGGAGAGCTATTCAGGCAACTATATTGTGGTGTTCGACCCACTTGACGGATCCTCCAACATTGATGCTGCAGTTTCCACCGGATCGATCTTCGGGATCTACAGCCCCAACGATGAGTGCCTTGCAGATGTAGAAGTAGATGGAACG CTGGGGACAGCAGAACAGAAATGTGTGGTCAGCGTGTGCCAACCAGGAACTAACCTACTGGCTGCAGGCTACTGCATGTACTCAAGCTCAATCATCTTTGTGCTCTCAATAGGGAAGGGGGTCTTCGCTTTCACACTGGACCCTCTGTATGGAGAGTTTGTACTGACGCAAGAGAACATCCAGATACCAAAAGCAGGCAAGATCTATGCGTTCAATGAAGGCAACTACATGCTCTGGGATGAGAAGCTGAAAAAGTACATGGACAATCTCAAAGACCCTGAGCCTTCAGGAAAGCCATATTCAGCACGTTACATAGGAAGCCTTGTGGGAGACTTCCACAGGACTTTGCTCTATGGTGGTATCTATGGATACCCAAGAGATAAGAAGAGCAAGAATGGCAAGCTCAGGCTTTTGTATGAGTGTGCCCCTATGAGTTACATTGTGGAACAGGCCGGTGGAAAAGGTTCAGATGGCCACAGAAGGATACTGGACATCAAGCCAGAAGAG ATTCATCAAAGAGTTCCTCTCTTCATCGGAAGTGTGGAAGAAGTTGAGAAATTGGAAAAGTTCCTAGCTTGA
- the LOC116254841 gene encoding uncharacterized protein LOC116254841: MKMGKQSKIKKQEKLGRGQVTPIQVAFIVDRYLIDNNFMQTLSAFRSEASAFLSKSKTKEAPKSLLSLEDILNEYIRLKEEKVLVDQEKCRVEKLLHGMQEVMNAYRSSYDAPVSPHPEPTSSTPEAASTCTNWTSTPIRMTSSSKVQCAVTTVPSCSKRKASASVREPTSSTKKSFVEKHPCPSNITGARASAKEFSHCNDLQHSTVCSPVQPNSENHMLHSPSAKEFPSQNNLCNRSSSLKKESPSPKTPSQQYSLETDLADSSMAMSSLIESTNPSVEVTPNGPRHSSHESDYRLNYSEYNTYQVGEESYASPSKFGTKKYIIKEHIKSRLDFDDFGMAESPVTCASGASLSETNGEARANPDMDDFLNLSILDTDVSLSYLVSFIDAQVADPTEQTTFDGVSNLISSVHDGSMKIDGAFSNPPFSRVGILSQKDINCNGDDDGQLSKPVSACIKTDSPGRKKTGYSSDQENVPML, encoded by the exons ATGAAGATGGGTAAGCAATCCAAGATCAAGAAACAGGAGAAGTTGGGGAGGGGGCAGGTAACTCCCATCCAGGTAGCCTTCATTGTCGATAGGTACCTTATCGACAACAATTTCATGCAAACTCTCTCCGCCTTCAGATCGGAAGCCTCTGCTTTCCTCTCCAAATCGAAGACGAAAGAG GCACCGAAGAGTTTGCTGAGTTTGGAGGACATACTGAATGAGTATATTAGGTTGAAGGAGGAAAAGGTGCTTGTGgatcaagagaaatgtagggtGGAGAAGTTGTTGCATGGAATGCAGGAGGTGATGAACGCGTATAGATCGTCGTATGACGCGCCTGTTTCTCCTCATCCCGAGCCGACGTCCTCGACACCAGAAG CTGCTTCCACGTGCACAAATTGGACATCTACGCCCATTAGGATGACATCATCCTCCAAAGTTCAGTGTGCAGTTACTACGGTACCCTCCTGTAGCAAAAGGAAGGCCTCAGCTTCCGTTCGAGAACCGACCTCATCTACAAAGAAATCATTCGTGGAGAAACACCCGTGTCCTTCCAACATCACAG GGGCCAGAGCGTCTGCAAAGGAATTCAGTCACTGTAATGATCTTCAACATTCTACAGTGTGTTCTCCAGTGCAGCCAAATTCTGAAAATCATATGCTTCATAGTCCCTCAGCTAAAGAGTTTCCCAGTCAAAACAATCTATGCAACCGGTCTTCCAGCCTAAAGAAAGAATCTCCCTCTCCTAAAACCCCTTCTCAGCAGTATTCGTTAGAAACCGATTTAGCTGATTCTTCAATGGCCATGTCATCTCTGATTGAATCAACTAACCCATCAGTAGAAGTAACCCCAAATGGGCCTAGACATTCTTCTCATGAAAGTGACTACAGATTAAATTATTCAGAGTATAACACATACCAAGTAGGCGAGGAATCTTATGCCTCACCTTCAAAGTTTGGTACAAAAAAGTATATTATAAAGGAACACATAAAAAGCAGGTTGGACTTTGATGATTTTGGCATGGCAGAAAGTCCTGTAACATGTGCTTCTGGAGCTTCTCTTTCTGAAACTAATGGTGAAGCGAGGGCGAACCCTGACATGGATGACTTTCTAAACCTTAGCATTCTTGATACTGATGTTTCATTATCATATCTAGTCAGTTTCATTGATGCTCAAGTAGCAGACCCCACTGAACAAACAACATTTGATGGTGTTAGTAATCTTATTTCAAG TGTACATGATGGTAGTATGAAGATTGATGGAGCCTTTTCCAATCCTCCGTTCAGTCGAGTTGGAATTCTTTCCCAGAAAGATATTAACTGTAATG GTGACGATGACGGACAACTTTCAAAGCCTGTTTCTGCATGTATTAAGACTGACAGTCCTG GAAGAAAGAAGACAGGATATTCTTCAGATCAGGAAAATGTACCGATGCTCTGA